A region from the Clostridium beijerinckii genome encodes:
- a CDS encoding Crp/Fnr family transcriptional regulator, which produces MKDVINKLQGNEFFNNLNNEEIEKLISNIGYSVKAYRKGEIIANEEDMCNSLGFVLDGSIEIQRIYLSGKQITLKRLSNGDVFGEALIFSKKSKYPSTVISFSDSSVLYISKADVLKLCTMDQRVLGNFMSALSNKIFMLNSKIKSIAFKSIKHKVINFILEQAKMQKSETINLRDSKEEIASTMGIPRPSLSRELMNLRDLNYIEFDRNVIKILKIEELEEELFD; this is translated from the coding sequence ATGAAAGATGTAATTAATAAATTACAAGGAAATGAATTTTTCAATAATCTTAATAATGAGGAAATTGAAAAGTTAATTTCTAATATTGGATATTCAGTTAAAGCATATAGAAAGGGCGAAATTATTGCAAATGAAGAAGATATGTGCAATAGTTTGGGATTTGTTTTAGATGGATCAATTGAGATACAAAGAATATATCTTAGTGGAAAACAAATTACTCTAAAGCGATTAAGCAATGGGGATGTATTTGGAGAAGCTTTAATATTTTCAAAGAAATCTAAATATCCATCGACAGTTATATCATTTAGTGATAGTAGTGTACTTTATATAAGTAAAGCAGATGTATTAAAGCTATGCACAATGGATCAAAGAGTTCTTGGTAATTTTATGTCTGCATTAAGTAACAAGATATTCATGTTGAATTCCAAAATAAAAAGCATAGCATTTAAGAGTATTAAACATAAGGTGATTAATTTTATATTAGAACAAGCAAAGATGCAAAAAAGTGAAACAATTAACTTAAGGGATAGTAAAGAAGAAATTGCATCCACAATGGGAATCCCAAGGCCATCTTTATCAAGAGAATTAATGAATCTTAGAGATTTAAACTATATTGAATTTGATAGAAACGTAATTAAGATTTTAAAGATTGAAGAATTAGAAGAAGAATTATTTGACTAA
- a CDS encoding MarR family transcriptional regulator translates to MKKYDSIKLDNQLCFSLYAASREIIKLYKPFLDKFNLTYTQYIAMLVLWEDEKSTVKDIGKRLHLDSGTLTPLLKKIESMGLIKRYRDVNDDRVVIVELTEQGRLLKDDVTEVPHEMACKINMPIERAIELKKSLDELLTILE, encoded by the coding sequence ATGAAGAAATATGATAGTATTAAATTAGATAATCAACTGTGTTTTTCATTATATGCAGCATCAAGAGAAATAATAAAATTATATAAACCTTTTCTTGATAAATTTAATCTTACATATACACAGTATATTGCAATGCTTGTATTATGGGAAGATGAAAAAAGCACAGTTAAAGATATAGGCAAAAGATTACATTTAGATTCAGGAACATTAACTCCATTATTAAAAAAGATAGAAAGCATGGGGTTAATAAAGAGATATAGAGATGTAAATGATGATAGAGTAGTAATAGTTGAACTAACTGAGCAGGGAAGGCTTTTGAAGGATGATGTAACAGAAGTACCACATGAAATGGCATGTAAGATAAATATGCCAATAGAAAGAGCTATAGAATTAAAAAAATCTTTAGATGAATTATTAACGATTTTAGAGTAG
- a CDS encoding thioredoxin reductase encodes MSERYDIAIIGSGPAGLSAALNAKIRKKKFIIFGNKELTSKLTKAHEINNYLGFYKKSGRELQEEFSNHLKEMDINITEEKINNIYAMGEYFGLMVNEKMYEATSVILATGVQYGKLFNGEERLLGKGVGYCATCDAPLYKNKIVTIIAYNKHEEEEANFIATIASKVYYIPMYKEKVEVDSSIEIVNDIPVEVIGEDKVNKLKLKNSEIDTDGIFILRDSISPGQLVPGLKILDNHVEVDRLMKTNINGCFAAGDVVGKPYQYIKSAGEGNIAALSAASYVDSISKN; translated from the coding sequence ATGAGCGAAAGATATGATATTGCAATAATAGGAAGTGGACCTGCAGGCTTATCTGCTGCATTAAATGCAAAAATTAGAAAAAAAAAATTTATAATATTTGGTAACAAGGAACTTACTAGTAAGCTTACAAAAGCCCATGAAATAAATAATTATTTAGGATTTTACAAAAAAAGTGGCAGGGAACTACAAGAAGAATTTAGCAACCATTTAAAAGAAATGGATATAAATATAACAGAAGAAAAAATTAATAATATATATGCAATGGGTGAATATTTTGGATTAATGGTAAATGAAAAAATGTATGAAGCTACATCTGTAATATTGGCTACAGGCGTTCAATATGGAAAATTATTTAATGGGGAAGAAAGATTGCTTGGAAAAGGTGTGGGATATTGTGCTACTTGCGATGCACCTCTATATAAAAATAAAATAGTTACAATAATAGCATACAATAAACATGAAGAGGAAGAAGCTAATTTCATTGCTACTATAGCATCTAAAGTTTATTATATTCCTATGTATAAAGAAAAAGTTGAAGTAGATTCTTCTATTGAAATTGTAAATGATATTCCAGTTGAAGTTATAGGAGAAGATAAGGTAAACAAACTAAAACTTAAGAATTCAGAGATTGATACAGATGGTATTTTCATATTAAGAGATAGCATTTCTCCTGGACAATTGGTACCAGGACTTAAAATATTAGATAACCATGTTGAAGTAGATAGATTAATGAAAACAAATATAAATGGGTGTTTTGCAGCTGGTGATGTTGTTGGAAAGCCATATCAATATATAAAATCAGCTGGAGAAGGTAATATAGCAGCATTATCAGCAGCTAGTTATGTTGATTCCATTTCTAAAAATTAA
- the trxA gene encoding thioredoxin — protein sequence MKIVDSNEFKSEIESGITVVDFFATWCGPCKMLAPVLEGLSGDMEGKAKFIKVDIDQSLDLANEFQIASVPTMVIFKDGQKVEQLIGFLPKEKIQQTIEANL from the coding sequence ATGAAAATAGTAGATAGCAATGAATTTAAAAGTGAAATAGAAAGTGGAATTACAGTTGTAGATTTCTTTGCAACTTGGTGTGGACCTTGTAAGATGTTAGCCCCAGTACTTGAAGGATTATCAGGTGACATGGAAGGAAAGGCTAAGTTTATAAAAGTTGATATAGATCAAAGTTTAGATTTAGCAAATGAATTTCAAATTGCAAGTGTACCAACAATGGTTATTTTTAAAGATGGTCAAAAAGTAGAGCAACTTATAGGATTTTTACCAAAAGAAAAAATTCAACAAACAATTGAAGCTAACTTATAA